The following coding sequences are from one uncultured Desulfobacter sp. window:
- a CDS encoding CsgG/HfaB family protein produces MKKRWPILCIILTTVVLFSSCATVEKTKIKKVKEAPKVSPTIKQETNAVNDKTRLKRKVAIARFSNETKYGQSFFLDDKNDRIGKQAVDILSSKLVETDKFILIERADLDKITKELQMEEMGPLKNMADYLIIGSVTEFGRKDQGKVGIFSRTRRQVAFAKVHIRLIDVRTGKIIYSEEGEGEASTESGSVFGVGERAGYDSSINDKALDAAITNLSSNIIENLLDRPWRSYILGAEENLLIISGGPSQKIKAGDIFNVIKEGKKVKNPQTNMMITLPGKTVGKIQTVSSAGDRPETEVSFCKIIEGDFSVFIRSGDFSSLYIQEN; encoded by the coding sequence ATGAAAAAGAGATGGCCGATTCTATGTATAATCCTCACAACAGTGGTTTTGTTTTCATCTTGTGCCACGGTTGAGAAAACGAAAATAAAAAAGGTTAAAGAGGCCCCCAAAGTCAGCCCAACAATCAAGCAGGAAACAAACGCCGTCAACGATAAAACACGTTTAAAAAGAAAAGTGGCGATAGCAAGATTTTCAAACGAAACAAAATACGGTCAGAGCTTTTTCTTGGATGATAAAAATGATCGTATCGGCAAACAAGCGGTTGATATCCTATCTTCAAAACTCGTTGAAACCGACAAATTTATACTCATTGAACGGGCCGACTTGGATAAAATCACAAAAGAATTACAGATGGAAGAGATGGGGCCGCTGAAAAATATGGCCGACTATCTGATCATCGGGTCCGTGACTGAATTTGGCAGAAAAGACCAGGGCAAGGTGGGTATTTTCAGCCGAACCAGGCGGCAAGTCGCCTTTGCCAAGGTTCATATCCGTTTGATCGACGTAAGGACGGGAAAAATCATTTATTCTGAAGAAGGTGAAGGCGAAGCGTCCACGGAATCAGGGTCGGTTTTCGGCGTCGGCGAAAGAGCCGGATATGATTCATCCATCAACGACAAGGCGCTTGATGCGGCCATTACAAACCTATCTTCAAATATTATTGAGAATCTGCTTGATCGGCCATGGAGGTCCTACATTCTGGGTGCCGAGGAGAACTTACTGATTATCAGCGGCGGGCCGTCCCAAAAAATAAAAGCGGGAGACATTTTTAACGTAATAAAAGAGGGGAAAAAGGTTAAAAACCCCCAGACGAACATGATGATTACACTCCCTGGAAAGACTGTAGGGAAAATTCAAACCGTTTCCTCGGCAGGAGACCGCCCGGAAACCGAAGTCTCATTTTGCAAAATTATTGAAGGAGATTTCAGCGTTTTTATCCGTTCCGGGGACTTCAGCAGTTTGTATATTCAAGAAAATTAA
- a CDS encoding TetR family transcriptional regulator translates to MKISQEQKKENRLKLIRAMTDLVIESKGPVTMREIARRAGVADATIYNYFPTKEAIFFAYYEDHVAEVIDQLMAMEAFHTFSLQEQLQTLFDTSLRLYLPDREFVAVTFKKVWLAGSGDFTRFKKVRAALLAAVNDILGAAEEAGEIPGQVLQELTGQFFADAYIAIVLYWVADVSDRFKNTDVLMDQGLDLACALLKAGVANKLFDLAVFLFKQHVLTRMSRFSPIEKFDIKPKRRFMGGHNDE, encoded by the coding sequence ATGAAGATCAGTCAGGAACAAAAAAAAGAGAATCGGTTAAAGTTGATCCGGGCCATGACGGATCTTGTGATTGAAAGCAAAGGCCCGGTGACCATGCGGGAGATCGCCCGCAGGGCAGGTGTTGCCGACGCCACGATTTACAACTACTTTCCGACCAAAGAAGCTATCTTTTTCGCCTACTATGAGGATCATGTCGCCGAGGTCATTGATCAACTGATGGCCATGGAGGCATTTCACACCTTCAGCCTCCAGGAGCAGCTTCAGACATTGTTTGACACAAGTCTTCGCCTGTACCTGCCGGACCGGGAATTTGTGGCGGTCACCTTTAAAAAAGTCTGGCTGGCCGGAAGTGGTGATTTTACCCGCTTTAAAAAGGTCAGAGCCGCTCTGCTGGCTGCCGTCAATGATATTCTCGGTGCGGCTGAGGAGGCCGGGGAGATTCCGGGGCAGGTGCTTCAGGAGCTGACCGGGCAGTTTTTCGCTGATGCATATATTGCCATTGTCCTGTACTGGGTGGCCGATGTGTCTGACAGATTCAAAAATACGGATGTGCTGATGGACCAGGGGCTGGATCTGGCCTGCGCCCTTTTGAAAGCCGGTGTCGCCAATAAGTTGTTTGATCTGGCCGTTTTCTTGTTCAAGCAACATGTCCTGACCCGCATGAGTCGGTTTTCCCCCATTGAAAAATTCGACATCAAACCCAAACGACGATTCATGGGAGGTCACAATGATGAATAG
- a CDS encoding AarF/ABC1/UbiB kinase family protein has protein sequence MMNSTPTTKLDRVMAGGKTAARTGGALLGYYVKRPFLSSHKRQAEKIKAQQSSARSLFFGLTLLKGTALKVAQQLSLETDMLPEAVCRELSRAYHQVPPINKALVRKAVQNELGAAPETLFKSFDLEAFAAASLGQVHRATDRDGRCLAVKIQYPGIAETIENDMALVRQMLRPLVPGHQLMPALAEVTARLKEEVDYLQEADNITCFKKRLNVEGVCLPDVHRDLTTRSVLSLTHLSGVPLDVWLSGGPTQKARQIVARRLNDIFLSALYQCRVIHADPNPGNFIIDDELNVGLVDFGCVKHLSPEFIEQYRQLVISAAHDDKSAHYQAMVDVGMLPQKLDKETEYKLRAVSDEICSWFGALYKTELFDFKARPEFMAQGKAVMQRSQHLHRHINVNPDFIFLERTRYGLFRLFDQMAVKISFRNSYEW, from the coding sequence ATGATGAATAGCACCCCCACCACAAAGCTTGACCGTGTAATGGCCGGCGGGAAGACCGCAGCCAGAACAGGTGGGGCCTTGCTTGGTTATTACGTGAAACGTCCCTTTTTATCTTCACATAAACGGCAGGCCGAAAAGATAAAAGCCCAGCAGAGCAGCGCCCGATCACTTTTTTTCGGCTTGACCCTGCTCAAAGGCACCGCCCTGAAAGTGGCCCAGCAGCTCAGTCTGGAAACGGATATGCTGCCCGAAGCGGTCTGCCGGGAGTTGTCCCGGGCGTACCACCAGGTGCCGCCCATCAATAAAGCCCTGGTCAGAAAAGCTGTTCAAAATGAATTGGGTGCTGCCCCGGAAACGCTGTTTAAATCCTTTGATCTGGAGGCGTTTGCTGCGGCCAGTCTCGGTCAGGTTCACCGGGCAACAGATAGGGATGGTCGGTGTCTGGCTGTTAAGATTCAATATCCGGGGATTGCCGAGACCATTGAAAATGACATGGCCCTGGTACGTCAGATGCTCCGCCCGCTGGTGCCGGGTCATCAATTAATGCCGGCCCTTGCGGAAGTTACGGCCCGACTGAAGGAGGAGGTCGATTATCTTCAGGAGGCGGATAATATCACCTGTTTTAAAAAACGGCTGAACGTGGAAGGGGTTTGCCTGCCCGATGTCCACCGGGATCTGACGACCCGGTCGGTATTGAGTTTGACCCATCTGTCGGGCGTACCGCTGGATGTCTGGCTGTCCGGCGGTCCAACCCAAAAGGCCAGGCAGATTGTCGCCCGGCGGCTCAATGACATTTTTCTTTCAGCATTGTACCAATGCCGTGTGATCCACGCCGATCCCAATCCGGGTAATTTTATCATAGATGATGAGCTGAACGTGGGCTTGGTGGATTTTGGCTGCGTCAAACATCTGAGTCCTGAATTTATCGAGCAGTACCGACAACTTGTGATATCGGCTGCCCATGACGATAAATCCGCCCACTATCAAGCCATGGTTGATGTCGGGATGCTGCCGCAAAAGCTGGATAAGGAGACAGAGTATAAGCTCAGGGCGGTGTCCGATGAGATCTGCAGTTGGTTCGGTGCCCTCTACAAGACAGAGCTGTTTGACTTCAAGGCCCGGCCGGAGTTTATGGCCCAGGGCAAAGCGGTAATGCAGCGGTCCCAGCATCTCCACCGCCACATCAACGTTAACCCCGACTTTATTTTTCTGGAGCGCACCCGTTACGGTCTGTTCCGTCTTTTCGATCAGATGGCGGTAAAGATATCGTTCAGAAATTCATATGAATGGTAA
- a CDS encoding 4Fe-4S dicluster domain-containing protein, which translates to MLEYTEKIRALSLKLLEEKKVDMVIGFQKGTLPMSNEPYMAKTPDDVENLVWDSNCGINLTTYLTDRKEKIAVVAKGCDSRNITTHIIENKIKRDQLVILGVPCTGMIDRKKVHNIVDFEVVDVVEQGDTVVVKGKTEEKSFGKAELLQKNCAVCAQRNPVIYDELVAPEVPELTDVDRYADVRKIEEMSTDDKWQHFDDLLSNCIRCYACRNACPLCYCPTCFVDESKPQWVGKGNDPNDTRTFHFLRAYHCAGRCTDCGACERACPMGINMREFTKKLEKDCQEMFDWRAGLTLDARPPLDAFNPKDPDAFIK; encoded by the coding sequence ATGTTAGAGTACACAGAGAAAATCAGAGCGTTGTCCTTGAAGCTTCTGGAAGAAAAGAAAGTGGACATGGTCATCGGTTTCCAAAAGGGAACATTGCCCATGTCAAATGAGCCATACATGGCCAAAACCCCGGATGACGTTGAAAACCTGGTGTGGGACAGCAATTGCGGCATCAACCTGACCACCTATTTGACCGACCGCAAGGAAAAAATTGCCGTCGTGGCCAAAGGGTGTGATTCACGTAACATTACCACCCACATTATTGAGAATAAAATTAAACGGGACCAGCTGGTCATCCTTGGCGTACCCTGTACGGGAATGATTGATCGCAAAAAAGTACACAACATCGTTGATTTTGAAGTTGTCGATGTTGTTGAACAAGGTGACACGGTTGTCGTTAAAGGTAAAACCGAGGAAAAATCTTTTGGTAAAGCAGAGCTTCTCCAGAAGAACTGTGCGGTTTGTGCCCAGCGCAATCCCGTGATCTATGATGAACTGGTCGCACCGGAAGTCCCCGAACTGACCGATGTGGACAGATACGCAGATGTTCGCAAAATCGAAGAGATGTCAACGGATGATAAGTGGCAGCATTTTGACGATCTGCTGTCCAATTGCATTCGCTGCTATGCCTGCCGCAACGCCTGTCCGCTTTGCTATTGCCCGACCTGCTTTGTGGATGAATCCAAACCCCAATGGGTCGGTAAAGGAAATGATCCCAACGATACACGGACATTTCACTTTCTGCGGGCCTATCATTGTGCCGGAAGATGCACCGACTGCGGTGCGTGCGAACGGGCCTGCCCCATGGGTATCAATATGAGAGAATTCACCAAGAAACTGGAAAAGGACTGCCAGGAGATGTTCGACTGGCGGGCGGGTCTTACACTTGATGCGCGTCCTCCCCTTGATGCCTTTAATCCCAAAGATCCGGATGCATTCATCAAATAG
- a CDS encoding hydrogenase iron-sulfur subunit, which translates to MSDWEPKIIAFLCNWCSYGAADLAGVSRMQYPSNIRVVRIPCSGRMSPKFILSAFMKGADGIWVSGUHPGDCHYLEGNYFARRKFVLLANMMEHMGIERDRLHFSWISSAEAGKFIDVVNSVTESVKALGPINKFVKKAG; encoded by the coding sequence ATGTCAGATTGGGAACCAAAAATCATAGCGTTTCTCTGCAACTGGTGCAGTTACGGGGCCGCTGACCTGGCTGGGGTAAGCCGGATGCAGTATCCCTCAAATATCCGGGTCGTTAGAATTCCATGCTCCGGCAGGATGTCTCCAAAATTTATACTTTCCGCATTCATGAAGGGTGCCGACGGCATCTGGGTCTCCGGCTGACACCCCGGAGACTGCCATTACCTGGAAGGTAATTATTTTGCGCGTCGGAAGTTCGTATTACTGGCAAACATGATGGAGCACATGGGGATTGAACGGGACAGACTTCATTTTTCATGGATCTCATCGGCAGAGGCCGGTAAGTTTATCGATGTGGTTAACTCGGTAACTGAATCCGTAAAGGCTCTGGGGCCTATAAACAAATTTGTAAAGAAAGCCGGATAG
- a CDS encoding FAD-dependent oxidoreductase yields the protein MSQDVIGSVMVVGGGIAGMQSAIDLADSGYYVHLVEKSPSIGGAMSQLDKTFPTNDCAMUIISPKLVEVGRHLNIELHTLSDVKEISGEAGNFSVTLNQKARYIDVDKCTGCGDCSSVCPVSLSSDFEQDMGNRTAVFKPYAQAVPGAFSISKKDKSPCTNACPGSVNAHGYVTMIGQGKYKEAMEVITRTLPMPGVIGRICPHPCEDACRRGEVDSPLSICTLKRFAADQVDINDLAVPEITPREEKVAIIGAGPAGLTAAYFLALEGFQVTIFEALPVGGGMLRVGIPDYRLPPSVLEKEIQWIQKLGVEIKYNTAMGKDITVDSLTEDGFKSIFFGIGCHNSMKLGIPGEEDVEGVIPGVKFLRDAALGDMKEVKGNVAIVGGGDVAIDAARTALRLGADKVSMLYRRTEAEMPARDEEIEDAKEEDVDIQFLRAPIEAVAENGKLTGVKCIQMELGEPDKSGRRRPVPVEGSEFIVEADVLIPAIGQKTDASFLKETDGIELNKWGDFDVDPITYQTSREGVFAGGDAQTGASIAIAAVGAGREAAISISRYLKGEDMKAGREKLEIPQQNFNALPKKAQKIDRSHMARIPMDQRKSGFTEVELGFTEEQALREANKCINCMVCCECLECVKACGAGAMTLDTHREKDCEVPLNVGSVVIASGFSPYDPSKLDFYGFGTHPNVVTSLQFERLLSASGPTEGHVVRPSDHKEPKKIAWFQCVGSRETNRCDNSHCSSVCCMYAIKEAVIAKEHDPDLDVSIFYMDMRTFGKEFEKYYIEARDKHGVKFIRSRVHTIKPVGDAGDLEISYVSEDGQMIVDTMDMIVLSVGLETSPELLELAAKFDIGLTPGNFAETTSMNPVQTTRPGVFVCGAFQGPKDIPQAVVDASAAATAAGEILVSARNTLTKTKEVVPEIDVIGERPRIGAFICHCGANIAGVVDVPAVSEYVKTLPFVEYVDSNLYSCSQDTQSKMTEIIKEHNLNRIVVAACTPKTHEPLFQETLINAGLNKYLFEMVNIRNHVSWVHKSNPDLATEKAKELVRMSVTKVGLKAPLQEAKLDVDQHALVVGGGIAGMSTALSLARQGYYTHLVEKQDRLGGQALNLYKTWKGEDVQEMLKDMVAQVEAEENINVHLDSTISEVNGFVGNFKSVISSKGGDEVVEHGIANISTGAQEYKPSEYAYGESPRVLTSLDLDRKMQTDDPTVNDVESAVFIQCVGSREAERPYCSRVCCTHSVESALEIKKRNPDANVFILYRDIRTYGERERKYIEARKAGVIFMRYSVDNKPTVTVGEDCVTIQTTDHVLGMPVEIEADFLTLATAIVPNKEEQLAQFFKVPMNDEDFFIERHAKLGPSEFATDGVFLSGLAHYPKPIDEAVAQGKAAASRAVALLAQGTVTTNGEVAAIDPMMCSACGTCVSICPYSAPSFMAEGRFAGKAEVNSALCKGCGLCVSSCRSGAIRLNGYDNDQIFAMIDAI from the coding sequence ATGTCACAAGATGTAATTGGCTCGGTGATGGTTGTGGGCGGCGGTATCGCCGGTATGCAATCTGCAATTGATTTGGCGGACTCCGGATACTATGTCCACTTGGTGGAAAAAAGCCCCTCAATCGGGGGGGCAATGTCTCAGCTGGATAAGACATTCCCCACCAACGACTGCGCAATGTGAATTATCTCTCCCAAACTGGTCGAGGTCGGCCGGCACTTAAACATTGAGCTACATACATTATCAGATGTTAAAGAGATATCCGGAGAAGCAGGGAATTTCTCCGTAACCCTAAATCAGAAGGCCCGTTACATTGATGTGGATAAATGTACGGGATGCGGTGATTGTTCATCAGTTTGTCCCGTCAGCTTGTCCAGTGACTTTGAGCAGGACATGGGAAATAGAACCGCTGTTTTTAAACCCTATGCCCAGGCAGTGCCCGGCGCATTTTCAATCAGCAAAAAGGACAAGTCCCCTTGTACAAACGCATGCCCCGGAAGCGTAAATGCACATGGATACGTGACGATGATCGGCCAAGGCAAATATAAAGAGGCCATGGAGGTCATCACCCGTACACTGCCCATGCCGGGTGTGATCGGCAGGATTTGTCCGCACCCCTGTGAGGATGCCTGTCGAAGAGGCGAGGTGGACTCACCCTTGTCTATCTGCACCTTGAAGCGGTTTGCCGCCGACCAGGTGGATATCAATGACCTGGCGGTGCCCGAAATCACCCCCCGGGAGGAAAAAGTGGCCATCATCGGTGCAGGTCCCGCCGGACTCACCGCGGCATACTTTCTGGCCCTGGAAGGCTTTCAAGTAACCATTTTCGAAGCCCTGCCCGTGGGTGGCGGTATGTTAAGGGTCGGTATCCCGGATTACAGACTGCCGCCGTCCGTACTTGAAAAAGAGATCCAATGGATCCAGAAACTGGGTGTTGAGATCAAATACAACACCGCCATGGGCAAAGACATTACGGTGGACAGCCTGACAGAAGACGGCTTTAAATCGATTTTCTTCGGCATTGGCTGTCACAACAGTATGAAACTCGGCATCCCCGGTGAAGAGGATGTCGAAGGTGTGATTCCGGGTGTTAAATTCCTCAGAGACGCCGCCCTGGGTGACATGAAAGAAGTGAAAGGCAACGTGGCCATTGTTGGCGGTGGTGACGTGGCCATTGATGCGGCCAGAACAGCGCTCAGGCTGGGTGCCGACAAAGTCAGCATGCTCTACCGGAGAACCGAAGCTGAAATGCCGGCCCGTGATGAAGAGATTGAAGATGCCAAAGAAGAAGATGTGGATATTCAGTTCCTCAGAGCGCCCATTGAAGCCGTTGCGGAAAACGGCAAGCTGACAGGCGTCAAATGCATTCAAATGGAACTGGGAGAACCCGACAAGAGCGGCAGAAGAAGACCGGTTCCCGTTGAAGGCAGTGAATTCATTGTGGAGGCCGACGTGTTGATCCCTGCCATCGGTCAGAAAACCGACGCATCTTTCCTCAAGGAAACAGACGGCATCGAGCTCAACAAATGGGGTGATTTTGACGTAGACCCCATCACCTACCAGACCTCCCGTGAAGGCGTTTTTGCAGGCGGTGATGCCCAGACTGGCGCATCCATTGCCATTGCCGCCGTTGGTGCAGGCCGGGAAGCGGCCATTTCCATTTCTCGCTATTTGAAAGGCGAGGATATGAAGGCGGGCCGGGAAAAACTTGAAATTCCCCAGCAGAATTTCAACGCTCTCCCCAAAAAGGCCCAAAAGATTGACCGGTCCCACATGGCGCGTATCCCCATGGATCAGCGCAAATCAGGATTTACCGAAGTTGAACTGGGCTTCACCGAAGAGCAGGCCCTCCGGGAAGCCAACAAATGTATCAACTGCATGGTGTGCTGTGAGTGTCTGGAGTGTGTCAAGGCGTGCGGTGCCGGCGCCATGACCTTGGATACCCACAGGGAAAAAGATTGTGAAGTGCCCTTGAATGTGGGTTCCGTTGTCATTGCGTCTGGTTTCTCACCCTACGATCCAAGCAAACTGGATTTTTACGGATTCGGGACCCATCCCAATGTTGTCACATCACTGCAGTTTGAACGCCTGTTATCGGCTTCCGGCCCCACCGAAGGCCATGTGGTCCGTCCGTCGGACCATAAGGAACCCAAGAAGATTGCCTGGTTCCAATGTGTGGGATCACGTGAAACCAACCGGTGTGACAATTCCCACTGTTCATCCGTATGCTGTATGTACGCCATCAAGGAAGCGGTGATTGCCAAAGAGCATGATCCGGATCTGGATGTCTCCATCTTCTACATGGACATGAGAACATTCGGCAAAGAGTTCGAAAAGTACTACATCGAAGCCCGGGACAAACACGGCGTCAAGTTCATCAGATCCCGCGTCCATACCATTAAGCCCGTGGGAGATGCCGGTGACCTGGAAATCAGCTATGTGAGCGAAGACGGACAGATGATCGTCGATACCATGGACATGATCGTTCTGTCTGTGGGCCTGGAGACATCTCCGGAACTGCTGGAACTTGCGGCAAAATTCGACATTGGCCTCACACCGGGCAACTTTGCCGAGACCACATCCATGAACCCTGTGCAGACAACACGTCCGGGGGTTTTTGTGTGCGGCGCATTCCAGGGCCCCAAAGATATTCCCCAGGCGGTTGTGGATGCCAGTGCCGCTGCCACGGCAGCAGGCGAAATCCTGGTTTCGGCCCGGAACACACTGACAAAAACCAAGGAAGTGGTTCCCGAAATTGACGTGATCGGCGAACGCCCCAGAATCGGTGCGTTCATCTGCCACTGTGGTGCGAACATTGCCGGGGTTGTGGATGTCCCTGCCGTTAGTGAATATGTGAAAACCCTTCCCTTTGTTGAATATGTGGACAGCAATCTCTACTCCTGTTCCCAGGATACCCAGTCCAAGATGACCGAGATTATCAAGGAACACAACCTGAACCGCATTGTCGTGGCGGCCTGTACCCCCAAAACCCATGAGCCGCTGTTCCAGGAAACCCTGATCAACGCCGGATTGAACAAGTACCTGTTTGAAATGGTGAACATCAGAAACCATGTCTCCTGGGTTCACAAATCCAATCCCGACCTGGCCACTGAAAAAGCCAAAGAACTGGTTCGCATGTCCGTGACCAAGGTCGGCCTGAAAGCCCCGCTGCAGGAGGCAAAACTGGACGTGGATCAGCATGCGCTGGTTGTCGGCGGCGGTATTGCGGGCATGTCCACAGCCTTGAGTCTGGCACGCCAGGGCTACTATACCCATCTGGTTGAGAAACAAGACCGGCTGGGTGGCCAGGCGCTCAATCTGTATAAAACATGGAAAGGCGAAGATGTCCAGGAGATGCTCAAGGATATGGTCGCCCAGGTAGAGGCAGAAGAGAACATCAACGTTCACCTGGACAGTACCATCTCAGAGGTAAATGGATTTGTGGGCAATTTTAAATCCGTCATCTCTTCCAAAGGAGGAGATGAAGTTGTTGAACACGGCATTGCCAACATCTCCACGGGTGCACAGGAATACAAACCCAGTGAGTATGCCTACGGTGAAAGCCCCAGAGTTCTCACCAGCCTGGATCTGGATCGGAAAATGCAGACCGATGATCCCACGGTGAACGATGTAGAGAGTGCGGTATTCATCCAGTGCGTGGGCTCCAGGGAAGCGGAGAGGCCCTATTGTTCCCGGGTATGTTGTACCCATTCAGTGGAAAGTGCGTTGGAAATCAAAAAACGCAACCCCGACGCCAATGTCTTTATCCTTTACAGAGATATCAGGACCTACGGTGAACGGGAAAGAAAGTACATCGAAGCCAGAAAAGCGGGTGTTATTTTCATGCGCTATTCCGTTGACAACAAACCCACTGTTACGGTCGGTGAAGATTGCGTAACAATCCAGACAACCGATCATGTATTGGGTATGCCCGTGGAAATTGAAGCGGACTTCCTGACACTGGCCACGGCCATTGTTCCCAATAAGGAAGAACAATTGGCACAATTTTTCAAGGTCCCCATGAACGATGAAGATTTCTTCATTGAAAGACACGCCAAACTTGGACCTTCGGAATTTGCCACCGACGGCGTATTCCTGTCAGGCCTTGCCCATTATCCCAAGCCCATTGATGAAGCCGTGGCCCAGGGTAAAGCGGCAGCCTCCAGGGCGGTGGCACTGCTGGCCCAGGGTACCGTAACCACAAACGGCGAGGTGGCTGCAATTGACCCGATGATGTGCAGCGCCTGCGGGACATGTGTATCAATTTGTCCTTACTCTGCCCCCTCTTTCATGGCAGAGGGAAGATTTGCCGGAAAGGCCGAGGTCAACTCCGCCCTGTGTAAAGGATGCGGACTGTGTGTCTCCTCCTGCCGGTCAGGAGCGATCCGCCTCAACGGTTATGACAATGACCAGATATTTGCAATGATTGATGCGATTTAA
- a CDS encoding GNA1162 family protein yields the protein MYEEQPLSILILPPMNESTAADAKEYYSTTIQEPLAYTGYYTFPYPLTTELLKMEGIYDSELLRDIPLVKFKEYFGADAVLFTTIKKWDLCYIVIAGNLTVSIDCVLKSTSTNEELWKYNGTTVVDLSGGNAGGGIAGLIASAIVTAVNSAIADYVPYARQANYSALHSLPYGKYHPKYNKDQNMEFIDQTPETQSEAQ from the coding sequence ATGTATGAGGAACAGCCCCTTTCCATACTCATCCTACCTCCCATGAATGAATCCACGGCGGCTGACGCAAAAGAGTATTATTCAACAACCATCCAGGAACCTTTAGCGTATACGGGATATTATACCTTCCCCTATCCATTGACGACCGAACTACTTAAGATGGAAGGCATCTACGATTCGGAACTTTTACGGGACATCCCCCTTGTTAAATTTAAAGAATATTTCGGGGCGGATGCCGTATTGTTTACGACGATAAAAAAATGGGACCTGTGTTATATCGTCATTGCGGGCAATCTGACCGTATCAATTGATTGCGTTTTAAAATCCACAAGTACGAATGAGGAGTTGTGGAAGTATAACGGTACCACTGTCGTTGATTTATCCGGAGGCAATGCAGGCGGGGGGATCGCGGGGTTAATTGCAAGCGCCATTGTCACCGCAGTTAATTCAGCCATTGCAGATTATGTTCCCTATGCACGCCAAGCCAACTATAGCGCGTTACACTCTTTACCATACGGTAAATATCATCCCAAATACAATAAAGACCAAAATATGGAATTCATAGATCAGACACCCGAAACGCAAAGTGAAGCACAATAG
- a CDS encoding DUF4810 domain-containing protein → MTKIIRGTILGFLCLSMIGCAEKKMYVFGDYSQTLYAYEKNHDEASLVAHQQVLEKIITESGKQNTPVPPGINAELGFILIKKNQPQEAVYFFQAEAKQYPESELLMKRLIQMAKKRDGSESPPSIPEANQGQSDNEGESIEK, encoded by the coding sequence ATGACAAAAATAATACGGGGAACCATCTTGGGCTTCCTATGCCTGTCCATGATTGGATGCGCCGAAAAAAAGATGTACGTTTTTGGGGATTATTCTCAAACACTGTATGCTTATGAAAAAAATCACGATGAAGCCTCCCTGGTCGCACACCAACAGGTATTGGAAAAAATCATCACGGAATCGGGCAAACAAAATACGCCTGTTCCCCCCGGCATTAATGCGGAATTAGGATTCATTCTCATAAAAAAGAATCAACCCCAAGAGGCCGTTTATTTTTTCCAGGCAGAGGCAAAACAGTATCCGGAATCAGAGCTTTTAATGAAACGACTGATACAGATGGCCAAAAAAAGAGACGGCTCTGAGTCACCCCCCTCAATCCCGGAAGCAAATCAGGGACAATCAGATAATGAAGGTGAATCAATTGAAAAATAA
- a CDS encoding pyridoxamine 5'-phosphate oxidase family protein, with protein MDTALQIHWPEIMGHFEQSIRSSRFYTFATTTPEGEPHMAPYASLILNDDCTGYYSDAFPDKTSRNLRANPNVCISAVRMGFGFWFKALLSGGFPCWPCIRLYGTVGPSRKAEPGEIDRWRRHMKPYRWMKGYKLLWADIRTVRDIRFQRFEPIQLGRMPIASNNRL; from the coding sequence ATGGACACAGCACTTCAAATCCACTGGCCGGAAATCATGGGCCATTTTGAACAAAGCATTCGATCCAGCCGGTTTTACACCTTTGCCACTACCACCCCGGAAGGGGAACCGCACATGGCTCCCTATGCCTCTTTAATTCTCAACGATGATTGTACCGGATACTACAGCGACGCGTTCCCCGACAAAACCAGCCGCAACCTCAGGGCAAACCCGAACGTCTGTATCAGTGCCGTCCGTATGGGCTTTGGGTTCTGGTTCAAAGCCCTGCTCTCGGGCGGTTTTCCGTGCTGGCCCTGCATCCGGCTGTACGGTACGGTCGGCCCGTCCCGGAAAGCTGAGCCCGGCGAGATTGATCGCTGGCGGCGACACATGAAACCCTACCGATGGATGAAGGGCTACAAACTGCTCTGGGCGGATATCCGGACCGTCCGGGATATCCGGTTCCAACGATTTGAGCCTATTCAACTTGGGCGAATGCCCATCGCATCAAATAATCGACTATAG